The following nucleotide sequence is from Halapricum desulfuricans.
ACCCCGTCCGCGGAGATCCTCGGCTTCCCCGAGGCCGCCGATCCTGCCGACCCCGAAGGGAAAGGCGAACTGCAGGTGACGTTCCAGGACATGCACGCCATCTCCGATTCCTTTGACATCTGCAAGTTCAACGCCTTCGCGGAGGGCATCGAGGAGTACGTCCTGCAGTACAACGGGATGACCGGCCGGGACGTCACCGAAGAGGAGCTCATCGAGACCGGAAAACGCATCTACACGCTCGAGCGCTACTACAACAACCTCGTGGGCTTTGACGGAGCGGACGACTCGCTGCCGGACCGGTTCGTCGAAGGGAGCGAGGACGCGATCCCCGGCATGGGGGCGGCCGACGGACAGCTCGCGGAACTCGACCAGCTCAAAGACGAGTACTACGAGGCGCGCCAGTGGGTCGACGGCGTCGTGCCCGACGAGCGCCTCGACGAACTCGACATCACGATCGGTCCGGGGACCGGCGTCTCCGCCGGTGCTTCGGCCGACGACTGACCGGTCAGTACTCGCGTTCGACCAGGAAGTCGGCGATGTCGTCCAGTCGGTCGCGCGCCTCGTTGTCCGGCAACACCCGGAGGTTGTCTTTCCCCTCCTCGATGAGGTCGTGTGCCAGCTCGCGGGCGAAGTCGATGCTGCCAGCTTCTTCGAGGCGTTCGACGGCCTCCTCGATCGTCTCCTCGTCGACCGCTTCCACGTCGTCTTCGGGGACGAGGGAGTCCACGTCGACGCCCTGGCGGCGGGCGTGCAGCGTGATGATCGTCTGCTTGTTCTCGACGAGGTCCGACCCGCGCTGTTTGCCCAGTTTCTCGGAGGGCGTCGTCAGGTCCAGCAGGTCGTCCTGAATCTGGAACGCCCGGCCGACGTTGAGCCCGTACTGATAGAGCGGATCCACGGCGTCGTCCGCGCCCAGCAGGATCGCCGGTATCGACGCCGCGGCCGCGTACAGGACCGCGGTCTTCAGCTCGACCATCTCGAGGTACTCGTCGGTCGTCACGTCGGTTCGCGCCTCGAACTGGATGTCACAGGACTGGCCCTCACAGATCTTCGTACACGTCGTCGCCAGCTCCGACAGCGCTCGAACCGACCGCTCGGAGTCGGCTCCCGTCTCGAGCATGTGCTCGAAGGCCTTCGCGTAGAGGGTGTCGCCCGCGAGGATCGCCGTCGAGAGGTCGTACTCCCGGTGGACGGCCGGGACGCCCCGGCGCA
It contains:
- the idsA3 gene encoding geranylfarnesyl diphosphate synthase, with amino-acid sequence MSEGSDTAAAVTQAIAARRELVNEAIPNQLPVQKPERLYEASRYLLDAGGKRLRPTVLLLAAEAIADVEPLQADYREFPAPEGSVDMMAAAISIETIQSFTLIHDDIMDDDDMRRGVPAVHREYDLSTAILAGDTLYAKAFEHMLETGADSERSVRALSELATTCTKICEGQSCDIQFEARTDVTTDEYLEMVELKTAVLYAAAASIPAILLGADDAVDPLYQYGLNVGRAFQIQDDLLDLTTPSEKLGKQRGSDLVENKQTIITLHARRQGVDVDSLVPEDDVEAVDEETIEEAVERLEEAGSIDFARELAHDLIEEGKDNLRVLPDNEARDRLDDIADFLVEREY